Proteins from a genomic interval of Nitrospina gracilis Nb-211:
- a CDS encoding FmdB family zinc ribbon protein, producing MPQYDHTCKKCKHNFVVEMRISEVGNKEVKCPKCKKSKDVERLVTNTSYWSESVDRYRWDK from the coding sequence ATGCCGCAGTACGACCATACCTGCAAAAAATGCAAACACAACTTTGTGGTGGAGATGCGCATCTCCGAGGTGGGCAACAAGGAAGTGAAGTGCCCCAAATGCAAGAAGTCGAAAGACGTCGAACGGCTCGTGACCAACACCTCGTACTGGTCCGAGAGCGTCGACCGCTACCGCTGGGACAAGTGA
- a CDS encoding restriction endonuclease, with amino-acid sequence MPEITLKRRGELIRGVFKLLKEQSDGIQAKTVLKELESIVPPTPFENSSYPNNPTVRRYEKIVRFSTITSVKAGWLLKNKGTWSLTDEGAQAYSTFQYPEEFAKEANSLYRKWKKDQPTPDDSSTENGDDSVSTTLEEAEEAAWVEIEDYLTDINPYDFQDIVAGLLRGMGYHLSWISPPGPDKGIDIIGHIDPLGIKGPRIKVQVKRRGDKINVDGIRSFLALLSDGDVGLFISIGGFTRDSESEARGQEKRKIMLIDLKRFFDLWVEYYKNIPEAQRRLLPLKPVHYLDLPE; translated from the coding sequence ATGCCTGAAATCACCCTAAAAAGAAGAGGAGAATTGATTCGAGGCGTGTTCAAGTTACTTAAAGAACAGTCCGATGGCATTCAGGCAAAAACTGTTCTCAAAGAATTGGAATCTATAGTTCCACCGACGCCATTTGAAAATAGCTCTTATCCAAACAACCCAACCGTCAGACGATACGAGAAAATCGTTCGTTTTTCCACAATCACTTCTGTAAAAGCTGGGTGGCTGTTAAAAAACAAAGGTACTTGGAGCTTAACCGACGAGGGGGCACAAGCTTACTCTACTTTTCAATATCCAGAAGAATTTGCAAAAGAAGCTAATTCTCTTTACAGGAAATGGAAAAAGGATCAGCCGACGCCCGACGATTCTTCAACTGAAAATGGTGATGACTCTGTATCAACCACTCTTGAAGAAGCGGAGGAAGCAGCCTGGGTTGAAATTGAAGATTATCTAACTGACATCAATCCATATGATTTCCAAGACATTGTCGCAGGGCTCCTTCGGGGCATGGGGTACCACTTATCTTGGATTTCTCCTCCCGGGCCAGACAAGGGCATAGACATCATTGGCCACATAGACCCGCTTGGAATAAAAGGACCCAGAATTAAAGTTCAAGTAAAACGGCGGGGAGATAAAATCAATGTAGATGGTATCCGTTCTTTTTTAGCGCTCCTTTCAGATGGAGATGTTGGGCTCTTTATTTCTATAGGGGGATTTACACGAGACTCTGAATCGGAAGCGCGGGGGCAGGAAAAACGAAAAATCATGCTGATTGACTTAAAACGATTTTTTGACTTGTGGGTGGAATACTACAAAAACATCCCTGAAGCTCAAAGAAGATTGCTTCCATTAAAGCCAGTTCACTATCTCGATCTTCCTGAATAA